TTTTAATTCTCATAATAATGAGTTGTACAAGTTGTAGTACGGGTAAACCGGGCGGTTGCAAAAGCAACGGTGGCTGCAGCACAGGAGGTTGTAACCGGTTAAATGTGCACGATTGGTTGGCAAACCTGCCTTTCAGCGACCCCGACAGCGATTGCCGCATTGTGGAAGTAACTTTCAACAACGGAAGCCGGAAAGAATTTTACCGCAACAATACGTTGCAAACCTTCACCAAAGGCGACATGGTGGCGGTGGAAGGTGTAAGTGGTTTTGATGTGGGTATGGTAAACATCAGCGGTGAGCTGGTGCGTTTGCAGATGAAGAAAAAGGGTGTGAAAGAAGATAACCCGGATATTAAAAAGATCATGCGCCGGGCCAACGAAATGGACCTTCAGAAGTGGAGAGAAACCAAAGAGCGGGAAAAACCAACACAGGTAAGAGCAAGGGCTATCATCATTCAGCTGAAGCTGGACATGAAACTGATCGAAGTGGAATTCCAGGCCGATGGACGAAAAGCTACTTTCTATTATACGGCCGAAGACCGTGTTGATTTCCGTGAATTGATCAAAATCTATGCGAGTGAGTTTAAGATAAAGGTGGAGATGAAGCAAATCGGTATTCGTCAGGAAGCAGCGAAGATCGGTGGCATTGGCAGCTGCGGTCGTGAACTTTGCTGCAGCAGCTGGCTCAGCGATTTCAAAAGTGTAACAACAACCATCGCCCGTTACCAGAATCTCACCATCAATCAAACAAAACTCAGCGGCCAGTGTGGTCGTTTGAAATGCTGTTTGAATTATGAAC
The DNA window shown above is from Lacibacter sp. H375 and carries:
- a CDS encoding PSP1 domain-containing protein gives rise to the protein MSCTSCSTGKPGGCKSNGGCSTGGCNRLNVHDWLANLPFSDPDSDCRIVEVTFNNGSRKEFYRNNTLQTFTKGDMVAVEGVSGFDVGMVNISGELVRLQMKKKGVKEDNPDIKKIMRRANEMDLQKWRETKEREKPTQVRARAIIIQLKLDMKLIEVEFQADGRKATFYYTAEDRVDFRELIKIYASEFKIKVEMKQIGIRQEAAKIGGIGSCGRELCCSSWLSDFKSVTTTIARYQNLTINQTKLSGQCGRLKCCLNYELDTYLDALQHFPNNADTLELSRGTAQLIKKDIFKNLMWYVLPDSNKQYPVPIERVKEIRFMNVKGQRPDELGAIELSPAKAEEKEHAHVELVGQISLRTLERNSKKRKDKERSQQQKQQGGGQQGQQRPPQQQRQQQQRPPQQQRGQQGQGGQQNKQGGQGQQRPPQQQRQQQQQRPPQQQRGQQQQRPPQNKPPQQNRPQIEKKKDPPPQNDNA